One stretch of Candidatus Brocadiaceae bacterium DNA includes these proteins:
- a CDS encoding S41 family peptidase: MARNNVKQREKMKKILFLISVLMLGMYIQPVLFGRDRRTPGRPHDVVASRNNEQATEDIYNEFEVFIKVVKAIQDKYVDEIDLNTILTNAYRGMLSELDPFSQYFSAEELTDLKIETEGEFEGLGIEVSVKEGLLTVITPLLDSPAFKAGVLIGDKILKVDGKLIKNMSIRDAVKILRGKLGTETTLTVLHEGETKPVEITIKREKIHVNSIRGARMVEEEYKIGYFAVTNFQDNTIKDMEAAVEDLLKKGMKSLVMDLRFNPGGVLSAAVEMVDKFLEKGIIVSTKGREHLQNFVYHARKKGTYPDFPLVVLVNNGSASASEIVAGAIKDHKRGILLGIKTYGKGSVQSLISVGEGSVALKLTTARYYTPSGICIHDKGVEPDINVPLNYTQIKVLHEHLSQANIDEKIRQTKEGRATGSEEMAIKDAGTEKEGPQYKDIQLERAIDILKGIEIFAKRTISVP; the protein is encoded by the coding sequence TTGGCAAGAAACAACGTTAAACAACGGGAAAAAATGAAAAAAATATTGTTTCTCATTTCTGTGCTTATGCTGGGCATGTATATCCAACCGGTTTTATTTGGTCGAGATAGGAGAACTCCTGGTAGACCGCATGATGTAGTAGCGTCCAGGAATAATGAGCAGGCCACGGAAGATATTTATAATGAGTTTGAGGTGTTTATCAAAGTGGTAAAAGCCATTCAGGATAAATATGTTGATGAAATAGACCTGAATACCATTCTTACCAATGCGTATCGTGGCATGCTTTCTGAATTGGATCCCTTTAGCCAGTATTTTAGCGCCGAAGAGTTAACGGATCTCAAAATTGAAACAGAAGGAGAATTTGAAGGACTGGGTATAGAGGTGAGTGTTAAAGAAGGGCTGTTAACCGTAATTACGCCACTTCTTGATTCTCCGGCGTTTAAAGCAGGGGTATTGATAGGGGATAAAATTCTCAAAGTTGATGGCAAACTAATAAAAAATATGAGCATTCGTGATGCGGTTAAGATACTTCGGGGAAAACTGGGTACAGAAACGACCCTTACCGTTCTTCATGAAGGTGAGACGAAACCGGTAGAAATAACGATCAAACGGGAGAAAATTCATGTAAATAGTATCCGTGGTGCCAGAATGGTGGAGGAAGAATACAAGATCGGATATTTTGCCGTAACTAATTTCCAGGATAATACCATAAAAGATATGGAGGCAGCAGTTGAAGACTTGCTCAAAAAAGGGATGAAAAGTCTGGTGATGGATTTGAGATTTAATCCTGGGGGGGTATTAAGCGCCGCCGTGGAAATGGTAGATAAATTTCTGGAAAAGGGAATAATTGTTTCTACCAAAGGAAGGGAACACTTGCAGAATTTTGTTTATCATGCCAGAAAAAAGGGAACATATCCGGATTTTCCTTTAGTTGTGCTGGTGAATAATGGGAGCGCGAGCGCTTCTGAAATAGTTGCCGGCGCGATTAAAGATCATAAACGAGGTATCTTGCTGGGCATTAAGACCTATGGCAAAGGGTCCGTGCAGAGCTTGATTTCAGTCGGCGAAGGAAGTGTTGCCTTAAAGCTGACGACTGCACGGTATTACACTCCGTCAGGGATTTGTATTCATGATAAGGGCGTAGAACCTGATATAAATGTACCGCTCAATTATACCCAGATAAAGGTGCTACATGAGCATCTGTCCCAGGCAAATATTGATGAAAAAATTCGTCAGACAAAGGAAGGGAGGGCTACAGGAAGCGAGGAAATGGCAATAAAAGATGCGGGTACAGAAAAAGAAGGCCCTCAATACAAGGACATCCAGCTTGAAAGGGCTATAGATATATTGAAGGGTATAGAGATCTTCGCAAAGCGTACGATAAGCGTGCCTTAA
- the tsaD gene encoding tRNA (adenosine(37)-N6)-threonylcarbamoyltransferase complex transferase subunit TsaD, with product MELPVYSLGQEIAVFFCDMLILGIESSCDETSAAVVKEGKEIVSNIIFSQESLHRQFGGVVPEIACRAHLENIIDVIDSAVVRAKVSFEKIDAIAVVNTPGLIGALLIGVTAAKILSLVQNIPLIAINHLHAHIYANNLVHEDIQYPAVSLVVSGGHTTLFLSETETRHKVLGETIDDAAGEAFDKVSKILGLGYPGGPIIDRLAKEGNQSAIAFPRAYLEKDSLDFSFSGLKTAVLYYHRGQNGKTVRSEPPSDSEVSDISASFQEAVIDVLVNKTLLASKKHHVCGILLGGGVVANSRLRQRFEDVSKEVGIPVYYPPPKLCTDNAAMVAGLAYKKYLAGDISSLDIEAIP from the coding sequence TTGGAATTACCGGTATATTCATTAGGGCAGGAGATAGCTGTCTTTTTTTGTGATATGTTAATTCTCGGTATTGAATCATCTTGTGATGAAACTTCCGCAGCCGTTGTAAAAGAGGGAAAAGAGATAGTATCCAATATTATTTTTTCTCAGGAGTCGTTGCATCGCCAGTTTGGTGGCGTAGTTCCCGAAATTGCCTGCCGGGCACATCTGGAGAACATTATTGACGTAATCGATAGCGCAGTTGTCAGGGCAAAGGTGTCTTTTGAGAAAATTGATGCAATTGCGGTTGTGAATACACCAGGACTGATAGGCGCCTTGCTTATAGGTGTCACTGCGGCGAAAATTTTATCTCTTGTGCAGAACATACCACTAATAGCCATCAATCATCTCCATGCGCATATCTATGCGAATAACCTTGTGCATGAAGATATACAGTATCCTGCCGTCAGTCTGGTCGTTTCCGGCGGTCACACAACACTTTTTTTGTCAGAAACCGAGACAAGGCATAAAGTATTAGGAGAGACGATCGACGATGCAGCAGGTGAAGCTTTTGACAAAGTATCAAAAATATTGGGGTTGGGCTATCCCGGCGGGCCAATCATTGACAGGCTCGCAAAAGAAGGGAATCAATCTGCCATAGCATTTCCAAGGGCATATCTTGAAAAGGATTCACTGGATTTTAGTTTCAGCGGACTCAAAACAGCTGTTTTATATTATCATCGGGGACAAAATGGAAAAACTGTCAGATCGGAACCGCCGTCTGACTCGGAGGTTTCTGATATTTCTGCAAGTTTTCAGGAAGCGGTTATTGATGTTCTGGTTAATAAGACTCTCCTGGCATCAAAGAAACATCATGTTTGTGGGATACTCCTTGGTGGAGGAGTAGTGGCAAATTCCCGATTGCGACAGAGGTTTGAGGATGTATCTAAAGAAGTGGGTATTCCTGTGTATTATCCTCCACCAAAATTGTGTACGGATAATGCGGCTATGGTCGC